The following coding sequences lie in one Treponema sp. OMZ 790 genomic window:
- a CDS encoding pitrilysin family protein, which translates to MRRIKVFSAMLIILMLISPVFADSTPVPGLSFFKLDNGLELFVLENHAVPLTRIQVTFRCGALTQTPETCGIFHLYEHMLFKGNKKYQTETQFSAAMTELGVAGWNGGTSTEYVTYYITLPSDKTDKGLEFWSYAMRYPLFDKEELEIEKDVVCNEINGNRANPGVPISETLTKRMFSKYPWRRDVGGYDKVIRAATPEMLKEMQNTYYIPNNAAIFVAGDVNPKEVYNEVKKYYGDWEKGKDPWNPMPDPQAFPAIKEPLYLVYPDPGFYKGMSVFYMYMRGPDVVREPKPTYAADIWGSLYGLPAGQFKKNIFEAVPNLYEKDQTWANYYTQRDGGQISFGTLALVDPSIPTGKRAKDFQKAIYEEIEKTKNNSSYFEKKEFEIVKRQLEDAEILGLEKPDDFVETLSFWWSSASADYFFNYLKNMKKVTKADIDSFLQKYILENQPIIIVRMNAEDYKNEMEAFKKENFNLITRENCFWWGDKK; encoded by the coding sequence ATGAGACGTATTAAAGTTTTTTCGGCAATGCTTATCATTTTAATGCTGATCAGCCCTGTGTTTGCCGATTCCACCCCTGTTCCCGGATTGAGTTTTTTTAAGCTTGATAACGGCTTGGAACTTTTCGTACTCGAAAACCATGCAGTACCCCTTACCCGTATTCAAGTTACCTTTAGGTGCGGAGCTCTTACTCAGACACCGGAAACTTGCGGCATTTTCCACTTATATGAGCACATGCTCTTTAAGGGAAATAAAAAGTACCAAACCGAAACCCAATTTTCCGCAGCTATGACGGAACTGGGTGTAGCGGGCTGGAACGGAGGAACTTCTACCGAATATGTAACCTACTACATAACATTACCGTCCGATAAGACAGACAAGGGTTTGGAGTTTTGGTCTTATGCAATGCGCTATCCTCTTTTCGATAAAGAAGAACTTGAAATCGAAAAAGATGTAGTATGCAACGAAATCAACGGAAACAGAGCTAATCCCGGAGTCCCGATTTCCGAAACCTTAACAAAAAGAATGTTCTCAAAATATCCTTGGAGACGGGATGTAGGCGGATATGATAAGGTCATAAGAGCTGCAACACCCGAAATGCTTAAAGAGATGCAAAATACATATTATATTCCGAATAATGCAGCCATCTTCGTTGCAGGCGATGTAAATCCTAAAGAAGTTTATAATGAAGTAAAAAAATACTACGGTGATTGGGAAAAAGGAAAAGACCCTTGGAATCCCATGCCGGATCCTCAAGCTTTCCCTGCCATAAAAGAACCTCTTTATCTCGTATATCCGGATCCCGGGTTTTATAAAGGTATGTCCGTTTTTTATATGTACATGAGGGGGCCTGATGTAGTTAGGGAGCCCAAACCTACTTATGCAGCCGATATCTGGGGTTCGCTTTATGGTCTGCCTGCAGGTCAATTTAAAAAGAATATCTTTGAAGCCGTTCCAAATCTTTATGAAAAAGATCAAACTTGGGCAAATTATTACACCCAAAGGGATGGAGGGCAAATCAGCTTCGGCACTTTAGCTCTAGTTGACCCCTCGATTCCTACAGGAAAACGGGCTAAGGATTTTCAAAAAGCAATCTATGAAGAAATAGAAAAGACTAAAAACAACAGCTCGTATTTTGAAAAAAAAGAATTTGAAATTGTAAAACGCCAATTGGAAGATGCCGAAATTTTAGGCTTGGAAAAACCGGACGACTTTGTCGAAACTCTATCCTTTTGGTGGTCATCTGCTTCTGCCGATTACTTTTTCAACTATCTTAAAAATATGAAAAAGGTAACAAAGGCCGATATCGACTCATTTTTACAAAAATATATTTTGGAAAATCAGCCGATTATCATAGTCAGAATGAATGCCGAAGATTACAAAAACGAAATGGAAGCATTTAAAAAAGAAAACTTTAATCTTATAACCAGAGAAAATTGCTTTTGGTGGGGAGATAAAAAATGA
- a CDS encoding GntR family transcriptional regulator produces the protein MNIFLNNSSGIPLYEQLSESIKNQILSGTLKEGEALPSMRGLAASLRVSVITTKRSYEDLAREGFLYSVPAKGYFVADVNLKKIEKSIKKNIEEKLKEICSQAKKINLNAEDLYKILRRIY, from the coding sequence GTGAATATTTTTTTGAATAACTCTTCAGGGATTCCTCTTTACGAGCAGCTTTCGGAAAGTATAAAGAATCAAATTTTAAGCGGCACCTTAAAGGAAGGGGAAGCCCTGCCTTCGATGAGGGGCTTGGCAGCTTCCCTCCGTGTGAGTGTCATCACCACAAAGCGGTCCTATGAAGATTTAGCCCGCGAGGGCTTTTTGTACTCGGTTCCTGCAAAGGGGTATTTTGTTGCCGATGTAAATTTAAAAAAAATAGAAAAGTCGATTAAAAAAAATATTGAAGAAAAATTAAAAGAGATTTGCAGTCAAGCAAAAAAAATTAATCTAAATGCTGAGGATTTATATAAAATCCTCAGGCGTATTTATTAA
- a CDS encoding ABC transporter ATP-binding protein yields the protein MISDEVLKVEKLKFSIGRGKKAFSLDGISFSIPRGCVTGLIGENGAGKTTLIRLLLDMYQPESGKIFIFGEKLKRENIEIKEKIGFVINDSFLSLLFTPKKFGRFFAGVYKNWNQELYEKYLNDFKIPPSRFLSGLSSGTMQKLQIAIALSHGAELLILDEPLNFLDPVSKKEFLDLIRNFMLDENHSVLISSHQTNELEKICDEIVFISEGKKVFDSSLENINKNYGLLKIDEKTFKSLYSNEYIGYRKTDYAYEVLVSDKENQKFNGMVCEDASLEDIMYFYTKEKI from the coding sequence ATGATATCTGATGAGGTACTAAAAGTTGAAAAACTTAAATTTTCGATAGGGCGGGGTAAAAAGGCTTTTTCTTTAGATGGTATTTCTTTTTCGATTCCGCGGGGATGTGTTACGGGCTTAATAGGAGAAAACGGTGCAGGGAAAACAACCCTTATCCGCCTTCTTCTCGATATGTATCAGCCGGAAAGCGGAAAAATCTTTATCTTTGGGGAGAAATTAAAAAGAGAAAATATAGAAATAAAAGAAAAAATCGGTTTTGTTATAAATGACAGTTTTTTGTCCTTGTTGTTCACGCCTAAAAAATTTGGACGATTTTTTGCGGGTGTTTACAAAAATTGGAATCAAGAACTTTACGAAAAGTACCTAAACGATTTTAAAATTCCTCCTTCAAGGTTTTTGTCGGGTCTGTCTTCGGGAACTATGCAAAAGCTTCAAATTGCGATAGCCCTCTCTCACGGAGCCGAGTTATTGATTTTGGATGAACCTCTTAATTTTTTAGACCCTGTTTCCAAAAAAGAATTTTTAGATCTTATAAGAAACTTTATGCTTGACGAAAATCACTCGGTTTTAATTTCGAGCCATCAAACAAACGAGCTTGAAAAAATTTGCGATGAAATTGTTTTTATAAGTGAGGGGAAAAAAGTTTTTGATTCTTCTTTAGAAAATATAAATAAAAATTACGGGCTTTTAAAAATAGATGAAAAGACTTTTAAGTCCTTGTATAGTAATGAATATATAGGTTATAGAAAAACCGATTATGCTTATGAGGTTTTGGTTTCGGATAAGGAAAATCAAAAATTTAACGGAATGGTTTGCGAAGATGCAAGCCTTGAAGATATTATGTATTTTTATACAAAGGAGAAAATCTAA
- a CDS encoding ABC transporter ATP-binding protein, translating into MDKSTFKKLKKRVPVNTGAIIFACVLVGLGTLTSFAIPWFAKLILDGNNSKQYLMTLTCAVLFSAVVSVIGRYIFNKSAIVWTLKLRSDIADHIFGVKMKFFNKKNSSELSSEILNFTEKIKELFTSTTMHLISIAISSISIAVLFVLSWKLTLVMMGSLLAFVIVISPISSMSSKVYKKNQEALNKLIGALSSIFLEIKLVKSYTAEKTEAKRIGNLNTEVKNLSVKSVKIEAAIEPIIMTIFILNLFFIFVYGGSLVAKNEMTIGSLIAFCLYLFQIITPMVNIGNFFKDIKSLNEMSDSIVKIFELETEESGTKPVDNAMQTSSIKFDNISFKYDDDAVILKDLSLEIEPKKTIAIVGPSGSGKSTLFSLLERFYNEYEGSISIGNTDINEFDLKDWRKKISYVQQISSTTEDSILNNITYGSDGPVPQELIEASLKKAGIYDYVNSLPEKLNTIVQEKGTNFSSGQLQRLMIARALIKQPDILLLDEVTASLDSENELLVKTTLDSIKSEKTIVIIAHRLSTVTSADKIVFLDGGKITGVGTHEELLKTHALYEKYVNNQLI; encoded by the coding sequence ATGGATAAATCGACATTTAAGAAATTAAAAAAACGGGTTCCTGTAAATACCGGTGCGATTATTTTTGCCTGTGTTTTGGTAGGGCTTGGAACGCTTACAAGTTTTGCAATACCTTGGTTTGCTAAACTTATTTTGGACGGAAATAACAGCAAGCAATATCTTATGACGTTGACCTGTGCAGTTTTGTTTTCGGCTGTAGTAAGCGTTATAGGCAGATACATCTTTAATAAGAGTGCAATTGTGTGGACTTTGAAGCTGCGCTCCGATATTGCAGACCATATTTTCGGTGTTAAAATGAAATTTTTTAACAAAAAAAATTCGAGTGAATTGAGCAGCGAGATATTAAACTTTACCGAAAAAATAAAAGAGCTGTTTACTTCAACTACGATGCATTTAATATCGATAGCGATAAGCTCTATAAGCATTGCTGTTCTCTTCGTTTTAAGCTGGAAGCTTACCTTAGTGATGATGGGTTCTTTACTCGCCTTTGTTATAGTGATTTCTCCTATCAGTTCTATGAGCTCTAAGGTGTACAAAAAAAATCAAGAAGCTCTCAATAAACTTATCGGTGCTTTAAGCAGCATTTTTTTGGAAATAAAACTTGTTAAAAGTTATACAGCCGAAAAAACCGAAGCAAAGCGGATAGGGAATTTAAATACGGAAGTAAAAAACTTATCGGTTAAATCCGTTAAAATTGAAGCTGCTATAGAGCCTATCATTATGACAATCTTTATACTAAATCTGTTTTTTATCTTTGTATACGGCGGTTCCTTGGTTGCCAAAAACGAAATGACCATAGGTTCTTTGATCGCGTTTTGTTTATACCTTTTTCAAATAATTACACCCATGGTTAATATAGGAAACTTTTTTAAGGATATAAAGAGCTTAAATGAAATGTCGGATAGTATCGTAAAAATATTTGAACTTGAAACCGAAGAATCCGGAACAAAACCTGTGGACAATGCCATGCAAACCTCAAGCATTAAATTCGATAATATCTCATTTAAATATGACGATGATGCGGTGATTTTAAAAGACTTGTCTTTAGAAATAGAACCTAAAAAAACTATAGCCATTGTAGGACCGAGCGGAAGCGGTAAGTCTACTCTATTTAGCTTGCTGGAACGTTTTTATAATGAATATGAAGGCAGTATCAGCATTGGCAATACCGATATAAACGAATTTGATTTAAAAGACTGGCGTAAAAAAATAAGCTATGTTCAGCAAATAAGCTCAACCACCGAAGACAGTATTCTTAACAACATTACCTACGGAAGTGACGGACCTGTTCCGCAAGAACTCATAGAAGCCTCCCTTAAAAAAGCGGGCATCTATGATTATGTAAACAGCTTACCCGAAAAATTAAATACCATTGTGCAAGAAAAAGGAACTAACTTTTCAAGCGGACAACTCCAGCGGCTTATGATTGCAAGGGCTCTAATTAAACAGCCCGACATTCTTCTTCTTGATGAGGTAACTGCAAGTTTAGATAGTGAAAATGAACTTTTGGTAAAGACTACTTTAGATTCTATAAAGAGTGAAAAAACAATAGTTATCATTGCTCACCGCCTCTCAACGGTAACAAGTGCTGATAAGATTGTATTTTTGGACGGAGGCAAAATCACCGGGGTCGGCACTCATGAGGAGCTTTTAAAAACTCACGCCTTATACGAAAAATATGTAAATAACCAACTGATATAA
- a CDS encoding ATP-binding cassette domain-containing protein translates to MERPITIHDGTFYYSKHKVFQNLNIEIPPQKVTCILGESGAGKTTLLKIISGSLELKSGIIENRPVRGSYAMAYQDMRLIPHLTAVENIEYVLDSKKSSKIENKEKALFYLRALGLSGFENFLPAELSGGMQRRAGLARALSYPAPLLLLDEAFDSLDEKNKYRVADLFLSIVKKEKRTAVCVTHDAPFAKKIADKIVEL, encoded by the coding sequence ATGGAAAGACCGATTACAATACACGACGGAACTTTTTATTACTCTAAGCACAAGGTTTTTCAAAACCTCAATATTGAAATTCCTCCACAAAAAGTTACCTGCATTTTAGGAGAGTCTGGGGCGGGCAAAACTACCCTCCTAAAAATTATTTCAGGCAGCCTTGAGTTAAAATCGGGAATCATAGAAAACCGTCCCGTCCGCGGAAGCTATGCCATGGCCTATCAGGACATGCGTCTTATTCCTCATCTAACGGCCGTAGAAAATATAGAATATGTTTTGGATTCAAAAAAATCTTCAAAAATTGAAAATAAGGAAAAGGCTCTTTTTTATTTAAGAGCCTTGGGGCTTTCAGGCTTTGAAAACTTTTTACCCGCCGAGCTTTCAGGCGGAATGCAGCGGCGTGCAGGTCTCGCCCGTGCCCTAAGCTATCCTGCCCCCCTCCTTCTCCTCGATGAAGCCTTCGACTCCCTCGACGAAAAAAACAAGTACAGAGTTGCCGATCTTTTTTTATCGATTGTCAAAAAAGAAAAGCGCACCGCAGTCTGCGTAACTCACGATGCGCCCTTCGCAAAAAAAATTGCGGATAAGATAGTGGAGTTATAA
- a CDS encoding DUF1667 domain-containing protein, which translates to MSRELIKKDFTCVSCPRGCKLSVFKEESGEFSVNGNLCKGGELYAMQEIKDPRRNISSTVIIEGGVLPSLPVKTSSPIPKALIFDVMKEINSIKTQAPKKMGEVIIENVLNTGIDIVASRTCRKAEPR; encoded by the coding sequence ATGAGTAGAGAACTGATAAAAAAAGATTTTACGTGTGTGTCCTGCCCGCGGGGCTGTAAACTTTCAGTCTTCAAAGAAGAGTCGGGAGAATTTTCCGTTAACGGAAATTTATGCAAGGGCGGCGAGCTTTACGCAATGCAGGAAATCAAGGACCCTCGAAGAAACATAAGCTCGACCGTAATAATCGAGGGCGGAGTTCTTCCATCTCTTCCCGTAAAAACTTCAAGCCCCATACCTAAGGCCTTGATCTTCGATGTAATGAAAGAAATAAACAGCATCAAAACTCAAGCCCCCAAAAAGATGGGAGAGGTGATAATTGAAAATGTGCTTAACACAGGAATAGATATAGTCGCAAGCCGCACCTGCCGCAAAGCCGAGCCGAGATAA
- a CDS encoding NAD(P)/FAD-dependent oxidoreductase, which translates to MINIKESNNCKDEYEVAVIGGGPAGLAAALEAKKNGASSVLIIERDFELGGILNQCIHAGFGLHEFKEELTGPEYAERFIKMVKREDIDILLNTMVIDLTKEREITLINEGGLKKIRAGAVVLAMGCRERTAGAIALKGYRPSGVFNAGMAQRLMNIEGLSVGKEVVIYGSGDIGLIMARRMTLEGAKVKAVIEIMPYSSGLNRNIAQCLEDYGIPLFLSHSISCVHGKDRVTGVTIAQIDSSFKEIPGTEKEFSCDTVLLSVGLIPENELTQKAGIALNPITNGAFVDNGMETEASGIFACGNVLHVHDIVDFVTKESRTAGKNAALFAQKNKKLENKASQKEEAAFIKTIAKKGIRYIVPNRINTSNIDGASLFMRTDSVYRNARLIIKSGEKILAQKKTAQLVPSEMINIPLNFITLKELTEDITVEVILDE; encoded by the coding sequence ATGATAAATATAAAAGAAAGCAATAATTGCAAAGACGAATACGAGGTCGCCGTAATAGGCGGAGGCCCGGCAGGCTTAGCGGCAGCCCTTGAAGCCAAAAAAAACGGAGCTTCTTCCGTTCTCATAATCGAAAGAGACTTTGAACTCGGCGGCATCTTAAACCAATGTATTCATGCAGGCTTCGGTCTCCACGAATTTAAAGAAGAATTAACCGGCCCCGAATATGCGGAACGCTTTATAAAGATGGTAAAAAGAGAGGACATAGACATCCTCCTCAATACCATGGTAATCGACCTAACCAAGGAAAGGGAAATTACCCTCATAAATGAAGGCGGCTTAAAAAAAATAAGGGCGGGAGCTGTAGTCCTTGCAATGGGCTGCCGCGAACGCACGGCAGGAGCCATCGCCCTAAAAGGTTACCGCCCATCGGGAGTTTTTAATGCAGGCATGGCTCAGCGCCTTATGAACATCGAGGGGCTTTCCGTCGGCAAAGAGGTTGTAATCTACGGCTCAGGCGACATCGGTCTAATCATGGCCCGCCGCATGACCTTGGAAGGAGCCAAGGTAAAGGCCGTTATCGAAATCATGCCCTATTCAAGCGGCCTAAACCGCAACATAGCCCAATGCCTCGAAGACTACGGGATTCCGCTTTTTTTAAGTCACAGCATATCCTGCGTCCACGGCAAGGACAGGGTTACGGGAGTTACGATAGCGCAAATAGATTCTTCCTTTAAAGAAATCCCCGGAACCGAAAAAGAATTTTCCTGCGATACGGTTCTTCTTTCAGTCGGGCTCATCCCCGAAAACGAACTTACGCAAAAGGCAGGCATAGCCCTCAACCCGATAACAAACGGCGCCTTTGTCGATAACGGAATGGAAACGGAAGCAAGCGGCATCTTTGCCTGCGGAAATGTTCTCCACGTGCACGACATCGTAGACTTCGTTACAAAAGAAAGCCGAACAGCCGGAAAGAACGCAGCCCTCTTTGCTCAAAAAAACAAGAAGCTTGAAAATAAGGCCTCGCAAAAAGAGGAAGCTGCTTTTATTAAGACAATAGCCAAAAAAGGAATCCGCTACATTGTTCCGAACAGAATAAACACCTCGAACATCGACGGAGCTTCCCTTTTTATGCGGACGGATTCGGTTTATAGAAACGCCCGCCTTATAATTAAGTCAGGCGAAAAAATTCTTGCACAAAAGAAAACGGCTCAGCTGGTTCCGTCCGAGATGATAAACATTCCCTTAAACTTTATCACCTTAAAGGAATTAACCGAAGACATAACTGTGGAGGTAATTTTAGATGAGTAG
- a CDS encoding NAD(P)/FAD-dependent oxidoreductase, whose protein sequence is MYDIMIIGAGVVGACIARELSKYELKIAVLEKELEFGCGTSKANSGIIHGGYDAKEGSLKARLNVRGNFLVRSLKEKLDLRFKQLGSLVIAFNEEEKQELSVLYERGIKNGAEGLELWDRERLLKEEPNVSKEAAGALYCGTAGVICPFDMTAAFMENAVSNGVDFLPENEVISIEREDQAYVIKTLSGRAEEKNFKTKLVINAAGLYSDKIAKMAGDEDFKILPRRGEYRLFDKNYTNLVNHICFQAPSKMGKGILVLPSYHGNFLAGPSAENIEDAEDTSVSAQGLAQVEEKALKTVPSLNFKNTIRIFAGVRARPDTGDFMIYASKNSKGIIHAGGIESPGLSSAPAIGEYVAELAKKEADDLKLPFNKKKNFNENRKAIKHFADLSPKEQDALIKENPLYGHVICRCETVSEAEIIEAIHRPAGARTVDGIKRRVRPGSGRCQGGFCEPHVLQILSRELKTPIEKIQKDRRNSPIVYGKLKGGTQ, encoded by the coding sequence ATGTACGATATAATGATAATCGGAGCAGGAGTTGTAGGAGCCTGCATTGCACGGGAACTTTCAAAATACGAATTAAAAATCGCCGTCCTCGAAAAAGAATTGGAATTCGGCTGCGGTACAAGCAAGGCCAATAGCGGAATCATCCATGGAGGCTATGACGCAAAGGAAGGCTCATTGAAGGCAAGGCTAAATGTGAGAGGTAATTTTTTAGTGCGCAGCTTAAAAGAAAAATTGGATCTGCGCTTTAAACAATTAGGCTCTCTTGTAATCGCCTTTAACGAAGAAGAAAAACAAGAACTTTCAGTCCTCTACGAACGAGGCATAAAAAACGGTGCTGAAGGCTTAGAGCTGTGGGATAGGGAAAGGCTTTTAAAAGAAGAACCCAATGTTTCAAAAGAGGCTGCGGGAGCCCTATACTGCGGAACAGCCGGAGTCATCTGTCCCTTCGACATGACGGCGGCCTTTATGGAAAACGCCGTTTCCAACGGTGTAGACTTCCTCCCAGAAAACGAGGTTATCTCAATTGAAAGAGAAGACCAAGCCTATGTCATCAAAACATTATCAGGCAGGGCGGAAGAAAAGAATTTTAAAACAAAGCTCGTTATAAATGCCGCAGGGCTTTACTCCGATAAGATTGCAAAAATGGCAGGCGACGAAGATTTTAAAATTCTACCCCGCCGCGGGGAATACCGCCTCTTCGATAAAAACTATACAAATCTTGTAAACCATATCTGCTTTCAGGCTCCCTCAAAGATGGGAAAGGGCATCTTGGTTCTCCCCTCCTATCACGGGAATTTTTTGGCCGGTCCTTCCGCAGAAAATATTGAAGATGCAGAAGACACATCCGTTTCAGCCCAAGGCTTGGCTCAGGTAGAAGAAAAGGCTTTAAAGACAGTGCCCTCTCTCAATTTTAAAAACACCATCCGCATTTTTGCCGGGGTAAGGGCAAGGCCTGACACGGGCGACTTTATGATCTATGCGTCAAAAAATTCCAAGGGAATTATACACGCAGGCGGAATCGAATCGCCCGGACTAAGCTCGGCTCCCGCCATTGGAGAATATGTTGCGGAACTCGCAAAAAAAGAAGCCGATGACTTAAAACTTCCCTTTAACAAAAAGAAAAACTTTAACGAGAATAGAAAGGCAATCAAGCACTTTGCAGACCTAAGCCCAAAAGAACAGGACGCTCTTATAAAAGAAAATCCGCTTTACGGCCATGTTATCTGCCGCTGCGAAACAGTAAGCGAGGCAGAAATCATTGAGGCAATTCACCGGCCTGCAGGAGCCCGCACGGTTGACGGCATAAAAAGGCGGGTACGCCCCGGCTCGGGAAGATGTCAGGGAGGTTTTTGCGAGCCCCACGTGCTCCAAATCCTTTCACGCGAATTAAAAACTCCTATCGAAAAAATTCAAAAGGACAGAAGAAACTCTCCGATTGTTTACGGAAAGCTAAAGGGCGGTACACAATGA
- a CDS encoding Fic family protein — MSYEPPFKITSKAINLISQISEKIGEINNLENTEQSVQLRKKNRIRTIHSSLAIENNSLSIEQITAIIEGKRVLGPPNEIQEVKNAVQAYELLLNLNPYNQKDLLKAHQLMMNDLVKHSGKYRKGGVGIFDGKDVVHVAPPADRVPFLMNDLFAWLKNSDAHPLIKSCVFHYEFEFIHPFEDGNGRMGRLWQTVILTAWKPIFAWLPIETLIKENQKLYYKALGISDSNADSTEFIEFMLSIILKTIKEIIATELKITQKITQKITVNQQKIIAAVKNNPYITQEELAEIVGIARLNIIKNMKKLQEQNIIKRIGADKNGYWQILDEKLQKNL, encoded by the coding sequence ATGAGTTACGAACCCCCATTTAAAATTACGTCAAAAGCTATAAATTTGATTTCTCAAATATCCGAAAAAATCGGAGAAATAAACAACCTTGAAAATACCGAGCAAAGTGTCCAATTAAGAAAAAAAAATAGGATTAGGACAATCCACTCTTCATTGGCCATTGAAAATAATTCTCTATCTATAGAACAAATCACTGCAATAATCGAGGGGAAAAGAGTCCTTGGGCCGCCGAACGAAATACAGGAAGTAAAAAATGCTGTTCAAGCCTATGAATTACTTTTAAACCTGAACCCGTATAACCAAAAAGATTTACTCAAAGCCCATCAACTTATGATGAATGATCTAGTAAAACACAGCGGTAAATACAGAAAGGGAGGGGTTGGTATTTTTGACGGAAAAGATGTAGTGCATGTAGCTCCTCCTGCCGATAGAGTTCCTTTTTTAATGAACGATTTATTTGCCTGGCTTAAAAACAGTGATGCTCATCCCTTAATCAAAAGCTGCGTATTTCATTATGAGTTTGAGTTTATTCATCCTTTTGAAGACGGAAACGGAAGAATGGGACGCTTATGGCAAACCGTAATCTTAACAGCGTGGAAACCGATTTTTGCATGGCTGCCTATAGAAACTTTGATAAAGGAAAATCAAAAACTCTATTACAAAGCTTTAGGAATTAGTGACAGCAATGCAGACAGCACGGAATTTATAGAATTTATGTTATCGATTATTTTAAAAACGATAAAAGAAATAATTGCAACCGAATTAAAGATTACTCAAAAGATTACTCAAAAGATTACTGTAAATCAACAAAAAATTATAGCCGCAGTAAAAAACAATCCCTACATTACCCAAGAAGAACTCGCCGAAATCGTAGGAATAGCGCGTTTAAATATTATTAAAAATATGAAAAAACTTCAAGAACAAAATATCATCAAGCGCATCGGAGCCGACAAAAACGGGTACTGGCAAATCTTGGATGAAAAGTTACAAAAAAACCTCTAA
- a CDS encoding M28 family peptidase — protein sequence MIQENEDSLLNSDLFKAFLKKDLNRCDFISQWLSSNKVPHSIVNLAQKKHIIIKYPAQFYDKNFKMKTLVAHYDRAPNTQGANDNSASCFILMNFAKKLCAYTKAHNIKIIFTDGEEAGAAGLREQGSYTLGTGLKRLKMDEDDIFVFDMCGRGDTLILSRSGIFGRDKEKTKRLDELHKRAGLLAQRACPSQWLSMLTAYSDNAGFIAAGLCAQVITVLPKEEATTLLHYLPQEKAASPLSGLPQNKTAMGELTDMVIKNKKPPQGSPFEKIIPFTWQLMHTADDKIETLNNEALILTEKYLKALTDNYR from the coding sequence ATGATTCAGGAAAATGAAGACAGCTTGCTCAATTCCGATTTGTTTAAAGCCTTTTTAAAAAAAGACCTTAACCGCTGTGATTTTATATCGCAGTGGTTAAGCAGCAATAAGGTTCCGCACAGCATAGTAAACCTTGCACAAAAAAAACACATCATCATAAAATACCCTGCACAGTTTTACGATAAGAATTTTAAAATGAAAACCCTCGTAGCCCACTATGACAGGGCTCCAAATACTCAAGGGGCTAACGACAATTCAGCCTCTTGTTTTATCCTCATGAACTTTGCAAAAAAATTATGTGCTTACACAAAGGCCCACAACATAAAAATTATCTTTACCGACGGAGAAGAAGCAGGAGCAGCCGGTCTTAGAGAACAAGGATCTTACACACTTGGAACAGGCTTAAAAAGACTTAAAATGGATGAGGATGATATTTTTGTATTCGACATGTGCGGAAGGGGCGACACCCTAATCCTTTCCCGTTCAGGCATTTTCGGACGGGATAAAGAAAAGACCAAGAGGCTCGACGAGCTTCATAAGAGGGCCGGCCTCCTTGCCCAAAGGGCTTGTCCGAGTCAATGGCTTTCAATGCTGACAGCTTACAGCGACAATGCAGGCTTTATCGCCGCAGGCCTTTGTGCCCAAGTCATAACCGTTCTCCCCAAAGAAGAAGCCACAACTCTTTTGCATTATCTCCCGCAGGAAAAAGCAGCCTCTCCATTGAGCGGTCTCCCTCAAAATAAAACGGCCATGGGTGAACTCACGGACATGGTAATAAAAAACAAAAAACCGCCCCAAGGTTCCCCCTTCGAAAAAATCATCCCTTTTACATGGCAGCTCATGCACACAGCCGATGACAAGATTGAAACGCTCAATAACGAAGCCCTCATCCTCACCGAAAAATATCTTAAAGCCCTGACAGACAATTACCGCTAA